The DNA window TCCAAATCCAAACCCTTAATCATGTGCTTTGCCCCCAAGTTTCAATATTAGCCATTGATTCACAGCAAATTAAAGTAATAACCACTTTCTTCATGTAATCCAAAATGGTTGTGCAGAAGAGAAGGTGAAATCAACAAGTAATTAACTTGCATGTTTCTGGAAAcattttacctttttcttttaatttagcttGACTTGAACGTTGTGCTTTTGGCTCCAATTTTTATTAGACATAGCCACCAGAATTTTGCTTTTCCTTTCTTCCTCTTTGGTGGTTAATGAAAAAATGATCTTATCTTTCTTCTTTGTGCCATAACCATATCATCATAACACACCATCAACTATATGTTATTCTTTTCATGAAGGTAACGGGCTGGACTAGAGGCTTGGTCCAAGTAGCTATGTCTCAGATACATGGTTTCATTGTTTGAGCTGCACAATGATATTTGGACCTGCAATACTAAATAAATCATCAAACACATTTTTGGACTATCAACCCAATCAAATTCATGTTTGTCAtcaccaaaaatattattattgtttactaaactcaacaatctcctcCTTGAcgacaaatattatttaaagtGGAATTAAAGAGAACTAAATACATAATTTAGATTAGAAACTTCCATTTGATGATATTGATTGAAATGAGATCTACTCCCCCTTTCTCTCATAAGTGATACTTCCCCTTAATGTGAGCTTCTTCACAACCAACACACATGTCACATTGGCATACAACTGGAAGTTTAATAACGCATATAAGAGAATATCATTAAACATAGTCATATGCCCATATGTCTCTATTTATCCTAGTCATGACTTCTCCTCTTTTTGTCATCAAGGAAAGAAAGGGTAACTAGATCAAACCTACAAGAAATAGGTTAGACTCCAAAAATAACACAGCTAAAAAAGTAATTGTCTAGTTAAGAGATATAGTTACCTATAATTCCATCCTTAATCACTATTTTTTATGCTACCACAAAATTCACTTTCATAAATATTATACAATACTATTTACAAAGACGTCTACATACTATtaacctatattttttttattgagaagggaccaaaaacccaaaaacaaaaactaactagaCATTCACAATTCTAGCAAACACCATCTGTCTTTTATTAGCTTTAATTGTTAGCACCAGAAAAGGGAGAAGCGAGATAAATAGGTGGAAACCCGCCAGAAGATTGTGAGCATGCTTGGCTAGAACGTCGGTACTGAAATTGGCTTCCCTCAAGACATGGTTCACTCGAAAGTCACCCGGATTTGCTTGGAGCTCCTTAATTGCACGGATAAGGGAGGTGTTATCATGGAGGTCCATAGATACATACTACAACATATTCAATGCACAGGTAGAATCTGTCTCTACCTGTACCTTTTGCATTTCCACATCAATTACAATTTTAAGACCTGTATAGATTGCCCATATAGTTCTGCATTAATGATGGTTACATTTTCAATGTTCATCATGAATCTTGCCATAACTAGGCTGTTTGAATCTCTGAGAATGCAAACACACGAGCCAGAATTTGAAGCTTGGAGGATGGTGCCATTAACGTTAAGTTTGCTCCAGCTAGCTTCTGGTGGCTTCCAACCAATTAGGATCAAATTTGTTACTCTGAGggtttttatgcttctctctgTAAGTTCTAAAACTTCTTCATAGTTTCTGGTCATCCCTTTAATTTCTAGAATTACTCTTTGAAAAGAGATATTAtctttattgaaaattaatctATTTCTCTTTCGCCAGATGATATTGCAACAAGTGAAAAAGAAGGTGGACCATGAAGTCTAACAGTTAGTGCGGGAGGTCCTGGACAGGTTATTGTGGAGCCAGTCTTGGAGAGTCTTGGAGATTCTGACTGAAGAAAGGGTCCTGCAGGTCGCTGTTTGAGTTGCTCATCCAAATTCCTTGGGCGTACAATTCCTCAGCACATGGAGTAAACTCTCTTCAAGATTTAGACATCTTGGATAGCATCCAATATCAATAAGTTTCCGAACTcttctttttaaattagttagaaGCACGTTATGACTTTGGAGCGAAGCAAAAGTTTTCAGTCTTTGGGGAATCCTGATGTTCCAATAAATTCTGTAAATCTGGTCTGGATTCCTATCTTCAAAATAATAGTTTTTGTAGGCTGATTTGATAGAGAAACTGCCTTGAGATTCTGGTAGTCATCCTAAGGAATCAGGTCTAAAGACGTGGTGGGGAGCTTTAAAAATACGAATCATATCTATAATCTCCTCTGGAAGTAGCTGGGCTAACCTCACCAAATCCCAACATCCTTCTGCTATAGCATAGGTTGCTAAATCCTCGTCAGCTCTATCTTTTTCGAATTATTCCAGTGATAACTTGCTCAGCTGTGAAATACCAAATATCCAATGAGCTTTTCAAAATCTAAtactctttctattttcaatccTTCACATTAAGTTGCTTAAAATTAGtcccaaattttaagaatacttCTCTAAGCATTAAAACACTTTGTTTTTTAATAACTTTTGGAATAAAGCTGTCCCCACAATCATACTTCGTTTTCATTACTTTCACCCAAAGAACTTGAtcattaacatatataattgtCCGTGTGATACTGTATATGTAGTTATTGTGGATTTATACTATTACTATTTACGAATATTGTTTTTCATCAAATTTATTTCTCTATCATTGAGGTTAATTTTTGATGGAAAATGGAGTTGGTACTTCCAATACGCATAATTTAGACTCTATTTCCCTCCTAATTTATGTTGTTAATGAgctttaaatagaaaatagttaGCCGGGCAGAAGGTTTCCTTTTACCAAATAAAAGTATAGAAGGTTAATTACACGTGATGAAGTTGTAGAGGTTACATGATTGAGTGACGTTAAGTTCGTTcatgaaattatttatttatttgtctacATACCCCAACAAATTGCCCAAGGTCTTTTACTCAGTATAAGCAATAATTCAAGTGCATATTGCTGATATTGCATTTTGATCACACTCATAAGGCATTGTTAAACTTTTGGATTAAAAATATTGGGTTGCTGTGttgattaatataaatttaaatcattagtctttgagtttttctttttttatatataaatcaaatcaaactaACTTTGCTTGATCAGTTAGCTCACTTGTCCACTCAAGTGTTGAGAATTTGAATCTTGTTTCGTATATACAGTAATTTATTAGTTAACGACaaactattaaataaaatttaaatttacgataaattaattattaatttaccaGACTGAAAAATATAATGGACAACAAAAACaaattatataaatcaaatcGCTAACCCACACAACCTTTATTTTTCAGCAAAGAACAAAATCCTAGTTACCTGCTGATGATAGCACTGAatatgatcctcctccttaaAAAACGACAACTCCCAAGTCCCACCCATCACGAAACTCATGCACTCACCTTCTAGCAAATATCATGAACTAACACAATTACGTAATAAAATTGGATACTATAGGCATGCACATATCATCCAAAAACCATTATCTCAGCAAAGATGTCACTGGGAGAAGACGACCAAACCATAACCGATAAGGTTAACCAACCACATGTACTGTCACATCCCTCCTCACCACCTCCACAACATCCTGTTGTCAAGATGGTGCTCGCCGAGCTTCGAGCTCAGCGTGGAATAGCCCTCCCTCTAGTGGCCATGAACTTGTCTTGGTTTGCCAAGACAACCATTACTACAGCCTTTTTAAGCCGCCTCGGCGAGCTTAACCTGGCAGCCGGAGCCCTCGGCTTGTCTTTCACTAATGTCACCGGATTATCCGTGTTGAATGGTCTATGTGGCGCCATGGAACCTCTTTGCGGACAAGCTCATGGAGCTAAGAACATTAAGCTCCTTCACAAGACCCATCCTATGACAACTCTTTTGTTGCTAATGGTAACAATTCCTATATCTTTCTTGTGGCTTAACATTGATAAGATCTTGATTCTCCTTGGCCAGCAACAAGAAATAGCAATTGTAGCCAAATCGTATGTTAGCTATCTCTTACCTAACTTGGTTGTCACCTCATTACTCTGTCCCTTGAGAGCATACTTGAGCTCTCAGTGCATTACCCTGCCTACCTTGTTCTGCTCCGCTATATCGCTCGCTTTTCATGTACCGGTTAACATACTACTCTCCAAGGTCATGGGGCTCCGAGGAGTCGCGATGGCAGTTTGGATAACCGATTTGGTGGTTGTTATTCTGCTGGCTACTTATGTTTGGATTCTTGAATGTAGTAAAAGAAATGGAAGCAGGTGGAAGGAGGGAGGGTGGTGGGATCAGAATATCATCGACTGGATTGTGCTTCTCAAGCTTTGTGGGTCATGCTGCCTCAACACATGCCTTGAGTGGTGGTGCTATGAGATTCTTGTCTTACTTGCCGGGCACTTGTCGAGTGCGAAGCAATCGCTTGGAGTTTTAGCCATAGTGCTCAACTTTGATTACTTGCTTTACTCAGTGATGTTGTCTCTAGGCACCTCTGTATCCACCCGTGTCTCAAACGAGCTTGGTGCAAACCAACCCGGCCAAGCTTACCGATCAGCATGCGTGTCCATGGCAATTGCCATCATCACAGGAAGCATCGGCAGCTTGGTAATGGTTGCTGCAAGGGGAACTTGGGGTGCAGTGTTCAGCCACGATGCCAGCATTATAAAGGGAGTGAAGAAGATGATGTTGCTGATGGCCTTCGTGGAAGTGTTCAATTTTCCATTGAATATTTGTGGTGGCATAGTCCGAGGAACAGCGAGACCCTGGCTTGGCATGTACGCAAATCTTTGTGGATTCTATTTCATAGCACTTCCTTTGGATTTGGTTTTTGCGTTTAAGCTTCACCTAGGTCTTGCTGGATTGTTCGTAGGGCTCTTGATTGGTGTTGTTAGCtgctttacttttttattaacatTCATTGCAAGAATAAATTGGATGGATGAAGCTGCCAAAGCTCAAATATTGGTTTGTGCACAGGTGCAGGAAGTTCCAAGACATGACGTAAATCATGTCCATGAAGAAGTTTAGAAGTATGTTCTAACATCCTTATCACCCCTTTAATGCATGTATATCTCCAAATATTTGGTGTGGGGCTGAGAGCAAATTTGAAACGTCTCAAACACCCCATGTGTTTCTTTgatctaggattttcttgtaTAAAAAACTATCTTTTTCCTCACCATTTCTTGGGCAAAAAACCAACTTTTCTCAACAATTAGATCAGGTGTAGAACCTACCTCATCCAATCAACTTGGTATCCAATGAAAATGAGAAACAACACACTGTTTTTTCCCTAAAAACTATTGAAAAAGGTGAATCCTCCAAAAGTTATCAGTGGATACAGTGAGTGGGACTTCATCTTTGGAAACTAGTAAATTAACCAACAGGGCATAAAAAGCCCGTTTATCCAACTATTATACAATTacatcaaattaattatcacAATACActcaaatcaaatttatttttttcatagatCTAAAAGCTCAACATCAATCATCCTTGAAACTGGGTTTAGAAATTAATGATTGCAGCTCTTTAGCTATTTCATCATTAAAGCCAAGGATGGACAATATCTTATGACCAGGGGATTCCACTTCAGACCAAACCCCAAGAAGTATATGGGCTGTGGTTATTTCACCACCATCACCTGCAAGTCAAAGATGGATTTAGGAAATATGTTATTTAATGTCTTATAGCTTTGTGGATAGAACAGTAGATGGGAATCATATCATTTGATGAATCCCAACTATTGGCAAATAAGAAAATATTGCAAAAGGATATTATCCTTGAAAATGTATACAAAAGCACTATATACCTGTAATGGAAG is part of the Arachis duranensis cultivar V14167 chromosome 1, aradu.V14167.gnm2.J7QH, whole genome shotgun sequence genome and encodes:
- the LOC107494111 gene encoding protein DETOXIFICATION 56 isoform X2, producing the protein MSLGEDDQTITDKVNQPHVLSHPSSPPPQHPVVKMVLAELRAQRGIALPLVAMNLSWFAKTTITTAFLSRLGELNLAAGALGLSFTNVTGLSVLNGLCGAMEPLCGQAHGAKNIKLLHKTHPMTTLLLLMVTIPISFLWLNIDKILILLGQQQEIAIVAKSYVSYLLPNLVVTSLLCPLRAYLSSQCITLPTLFCSAISLAFHVPVNILLSKVMGLRGVAMAVWITDLVVVILLATYVWILECSKRNGSRWKEGGWWDQNIIDWIVLLKLCGSCCLNTCLEWWCYEILVLLAGHLSSAKQSLGVLAIVLNFDYLLYSVMLSLGTSVSTRVSNELGANQPGQAYRSACVSMAIAIITGSIGSLVMVAARGTWGAVFSHDASIIKGVKKMMLLMAFVEVFNFPLNICGGIVRGTARPWLGMALDWCC
- the LOC107494111 gene encoding protein DETOXIFICATION 56 isoform X1, with the translated sequence MSLGEDDQTITDKVNQPHVLSHPSSPPPQHPVVKMVLAELRAQRGIALPLVAMNLSWFAKTTITTAFLSRLGELNLAAGALGLSFTNVTGLSVLNGLCGAMEPLCGQAHGAKNIKLLHKTHPMTTLLLLMVTIPISFLWLNIDKILILLGQQQEIAIVAKSYVSYLLPNLVVTSLLCPLRAYLSSQCITLPTLFCSAISLAFHVPVNILLSKVMGLRGVAMAVWITDLVVVILLATYVWILECSKRNGSRWKEGGWWDQNIIDWIVLLKLCGSCCLNTCLEWWCYEILVLLAGHLSSAKQSLGVLAIVLNFDYLLYSVMLSLGTSVSTRVSNELGANQPGQAYRSACVSMAIAIITGSIGSLVMVAARGTWGAVFSHDASIIKGVKKMMLLMAFVEVFNFPLNICGGIVRGTARPWLGMYANLCGFYFIALPLDLVFAFKLHLGLAGLFVGLLIGVVSCFTFLLTFIARINWMDEAAKAQILVCAQVQEVPRHDVNHVHEEV